One part of the Gemmatimonadales bacterium genome encodes these proteins:
- a CDS encoding MFS transporter — MNAAPRTKREQFNQLSVLIGLNFVDMLGSLIVIPLLPFYALHFHATAETVGWLIASFSIAQLVAAPLWGRVSDRYGRRPALIIGLLASSVAFLVFGLADSLWLLFLSRVVQGLGGGTTGVAQAYVSDTVEREHRARALGWLSAATNAGVILGPGIASLTTHWGRQAPGFIASALCFVNVIAAWIWLPESRPASARTAPASRKPIWHAASTVLLNPEGES; from the coding sequence ATGAATGCGGCACCGCGCACCAAACGGGAACAGTTCAACCAGTTGAGCGTCCTGATCGGGCTCAACTTCGTCGACATGCTCGGATCACTGATCGTGATCCCGCTCCTCCCGTTCTACGCCCTTCATTTCCACGCCACGGCCGAGACGGTCGGATGGCTGATCGCCTCATTCTCGATCGCGCAGCTGGTGGCGGCACCGCTGTGGGGACGAGTCTCCGATCGATATGGACGGCGCCCCGCGCTGATCATCGGCCTGCTGGCATCGTCGGTGGCATTTCTCGTCTTCGGACTCGCGGACTCCCTCTGGCTCCTCTTTCTCTCGCGGGTCGTGCAGGGGCTCGGCGGTGGAACGACCGGCGTCGCGCAGGCCTACGTCTCGGACACCGTGGAACGAGAACACCGCGCGCGGGCACTGGGATGGTTGTCGGCGGCAACGAATGCCGGCGTGATCCTCGGCCCCGGGATCGCGTCGCTCACCACGCACTGGGGACGGCAGGCCCCGGGGTTCATTGCGTCCGCTCTCTGTTTCGTCAACGTCATTGCCGCGTGGATCTGGCTCCCCGAATCGCGGCCCGCATCGGCTCGGACGGCGCCGGCATCGCGGAAGCCGATCTGGCATGCCGCGTCGACGGTGTTGCTCAATCCCGAGGGAGAATCGGA
- a CDS encoding iron ABC transporter permease, giving the protein MRRLIAPLLLAALAWLVVEPMVLVGVDAIRVHGAWTTGPIHSFLTDPNEWRAVINSAGLAIASVVLGGILGVSLGLFTRLADFPGRRVVSALLALPAVLPPLVGVVAFLFLYGESGIFAHLVMAIARSDTPPWRFDGAGAVILIHATTMYVYTYLLVRGALATFDPALLEAATALGAGRSRAIRTILLPLLRPAIGNGALLTALSSLASFSAPYVFGGGFRVLPTQIVSTRLNGDIPIAMVETLSLVALAIVALVMASRIGGAGVRGAGKGIAPAPVRTGSRRRRIVLGVIGWSVTGWLLLPHLMLLMVSFVAQGGWTSTALPAAWTGSNYVSLITDPVQWRPFATSLWMATLAAGVAAALALAVAMVARDPRRRFSRWLEAGLALPWAVPGTVYAIALATMFSVLQPAAGRIVLIGTLWLLPLAYLIRSLPVVGRPMVAAVRALDPSLDEAAASLGAGAWRAFRTVIFPLLLPVLAGAAALAFVTGLGDFMTSIILYTYDTRPVSLEILGAIRGGAFGEAAAYGVVLTVISTGAFLLAERSRRIA; this is encoded by the coding sequence ATGCGCCGATTGATCGCGCCGCTCCTCCTCGCCGCCCTCGCGTGGCTCGTCGTAGAGCCGATGGTGCTCGTCGGCGTTGATGCGATCCGGGTGCACGGTGCGTGGACCACGGGGCCGATCCACTCGTTTCTCACCGATCCGAATGAATGGCGCGCTGTCATCAACTCGGCCGGGCTCGCAATCGCCAGCGTCGTGCTCGGCGGCATCCTCGGCGTCTCGCTCGGACTCTTCACCCGGCTCGCCGACTTCCCGGGCCGTCGGGTTGTGTCCGCTCTGCTGGCGCTCCCGGCAGTCCTCCCGCCGCTGGTTGGCGTGGTCGCCTTTCTCTTCCTCTACGGCGAGAGCGGCATCTTTGCGCACCTCGTGATGGCAATCGCCCGCTCGGACACGCCGCCGTGGCGATTCGACGGCGCGGGCGCGGTGATCCTCATTCACGCCACCACGATGTACGTCTACACCTATCTGCTGGTGCGCGGCGCGCTGGCCACCTTCGACCCGGCGCTGCTTGAGGCCGCCACTGCTCTCGGTGCAGGTCGCAGCCGCGCGATCCGTACGATCCTCCTCCCGTTGCTGCGTCCGGCGATCGGCAACGGCGCGCTCCTCACCGCGCTTTCGTCCCTGGCGTCATTCTCGGCGCCATACGTCTTCGGCGGCGGCTTTCGCGTGCTCCCGACGCAGATCGTCAGCACCCGCCTCAACGGTGACATCCCGATCGCCATGGTCGAGACGCTGTCTCTCGTGGCACTGGCGATTGTGGCACTGGTGATGGCATCACGAATTGGCGGCGCCGGCGTCCGCGGGGCGGGGAAAGGGATCGCGCCGGCGCCGGTACGAACCGGGTCGCGGCGCAGGCGGATCGTGCTCGGTGTGATCGGATGGTCGGTAACCGGCTGGCTGCTGCTGCCACACCTCATGCTGCTGATGGTTTCGTTCGTCGCGCAAGGCGGGTGGACCTCGACCGCGTTGCCCGCGGCATGGACCGGCAGCAACTACGTATCGCTTATTACCGATCCCGTACAGTGGCGCCCCTTCGCCACATCGCTGTGGATGGCGACACTTGCTGCCGGCGTTGCGGCGGCGCTGGCTCTCGCGGTGGCCATGGTGGCGCGCGATCCGCGGCGGCGATTCTCCCGCTGGCTCGAAGCCGGGCTGGCGTTGCCGTGGGCGGTCCCGGGGACAGTCTACGCGATTGCGTTGGCGACGATGTTCTCGGTGCTGCAACCAGCCGCCGGACGGATCGTATTGATCGGCACGCTCTGGCTCCTTCCCCTGGCCTACCTGATCCGCTCACTTCCGGTGGTGGGGCGGCCGATGGTTGCAGCGGTCCGGGCGCTCGATCCGTCGCTCGATGAGGCAGCGGCATCGCTGGGCGCGGGGGCGTGGCGGGCATTTCGGACCGTGATCTTTCCGCTCCTGCTTCCGGTCCTGGCGGGTGCTGCGGCATTAGCCTTTGTGACGGGGCTGGGAGATTTCATGACGTCGATCATTCTCTACACCTACGACACCCGGCCGGTCTCGCTCGAGATCCTGGGTGCGATCCGGGGTGGGGCGTTCGGCGAAGCGGCGGCGTACGGTGTGGTCCTCACCGTGATCAGCACCGGGGCATTCCTGCTGGCCGAACGGAGTCGTCGAATCGCATGA
- a CDS encoding ABC transporter ATP-binding protein produces the protein MSTVRLDNVAKRFGATTVVAGVSLEVANGELIALLGPSGSGKTTLLRMIAGFESVDAGRIILDGDDVTSRTALERRCGMVFQHYALFPHLTVGENVAYGLASERMPREARDARTAEVLAMVDLSGFESRNIASLSGGQQQRVALARALAPRPRVLLLDEPLSNLDPSLRERTRKELGDLVRRTGITTILVTHEQEEAFDLADRIALLHRGVLEQLGRPEDLYQQPATPFVAQFVGRTSELAGTVVGADGDIVRVTAGGGEWRATAAPGTAGAVRLLVRPEAVELAPSGTLAGTVARRRFAGANAVLTVRLASGEEIEVAARPDAAAEGDAVRLQPTGIGAHAWGASA, from the coding sequence ATGAGCACCGTCCGTCTCGACAATGTGGCCAAGCGGTTCGGTGCGACAACGGTCGTGGCCGGCGTGTCGCTCGAGGTCGCCAACGGTGAACTGATCGCGCTGCTCGGGCCGAGCGGCAGCGGCAAGACGACGCTGCTGCGAATGATCGCCGGTTTCGAGAGCGTCGACGCCGGGCGGATCATCCTCGACGGCGACGACGTCACGTCGCGGACGGCGCTCGAGCGTCGCTGCGGCATGGTCTTCCAGCATTACGCACTCTTCCCGCATCTCACGGTCGGCGAGAATGTCGCGTACGGTCTCGCCTCCGAGCGGATGCCGCGCGAAGCACGCGACGCGCGCACCGCCGAGGTGCTGGCGATGGTCGATCTCAGCGGCTTCGAGTCCCGGAACATCGCATCGCTCTCGGGCGGCCAGCAGCAGCGGGTCGCCCTCGCGCGCGCCCTCGCACCACGTCCGCGAGTCCTGCTCCTCGACGAGCCGCTGTCGAACCTCGACCCCTCGCTTCGTGAGCGGACGCGGAAGGAACTCGGTGATCTGGTGCGCCGCACCGGGATCACGACGATCCTGGTGACGCACGAACAGGAAGAGGCGTTCGACCTGGCCGACCGGATCGCGCTCCTCCATCGTGGCGTCCTCGAGCAGCTTGGGCGTCCCGAGGATCTCTATCAGCAGCCGGCGACGCCGTTCGTGGCGCAGTTCGTTGGCCGGACTTCCGAGCTTGCCGGGACCGTTGTCGGCGCTGACGGCGATATCGTCCGGGTCACCGCCGGCGGTGGCGAATGGCGAGCGACCGCAGCGCCCGGCACTGCCGGCGCGGTGCGTCTCCTGGTGCGGCCTGAAGCGGTCGAGCTGGCGCCGTCAGGCACGCTCGCGGGAACAGTCGCTCGCCGCCGGTTCGCTGGTGCGAATGCTGTGCTCACGGTGCGCCTCGCAAGCGGCGAGGAGATCGAAGTGGCGGCGCGCCCCGATGCGGCGGCAGAAGGCGATGCAGTCCGCCTGCAGCCGACGGGGATCGGTGCTCACGCCTGGGGCGCGTCGGCGTGA
- a CDS encoding extracellular solute-binding protein, whose amino-acid sequence MRREPVILSGAGAQRLRSRRIGLTLAILLCSSCSRDHREHLTIYSPHDRGLLELMERTFEAANPDIDVRWLDMGSQDVVDRLRFEKPNPVADIWFGGPTTLFDAGVADSLIEPYRPSWWRNVDSEGIGPHDLYWPVYRTPSVIAYNRNLVTAADAPKDWDDILLPRWRDQILIRDPVASGTMRAIWGMIVMRSMQRTGDTAQGMAWLRRLDAQTRTYALNPAILAEKLARGEGTITLWDLPDMLIWQSQGMPFGYTFPASGTPVIDDAIAIVKGTKHRRAAERFEEFVGSIDAQILTAQKSWRLPARTDLPADRVPQWVRDVDHQMVTAPIDWAMLAAHGADWMRYWDHRVRGTGRREEGK is encoded by the coding sequence GTGCGTCGTGAGCCTGTCATCCTGAGCGGAGCGGGCGCGCAGCGCCTGCGCAGTCGAAGGATCGGCCTCACGCTCGCGATCTTGTTGTGTTCCTCCTGCTCCCGCGACCATCGCGAACACCTGACCATCTATTCACCGCATGATCGCGGCCTGCTGGAGCTGATGGAGCGGACCTTCGAAGCGGCGAATCCCGACATCGACGTCCGCTGGCTCGACATGGGGAGCCAGGACGTCGTCGATCGGCTCCGCTTCGAGAAGCCGAATCCCGTGGCCGACATCTGGTTCGGCGGACCGACGACCCTCTTCGACGCCGGCGTTGCCGACTCGCTCATCGAACCATACCGTCCCAGCTGGTGGCGCAATGTCGATTCCGAAGGGATCGGTCCGCACGATCTGTACTGGCCGGTCTATCGGACGCCGTCGGTCATCGCCTACAACCGCAACCTCGTCACCGCAGCGGACGCGCCGAAGGACTGGGACGACATCCTCCTTCCCAGATGGCGCGACCAGATCCTGATTCGCGATCCCGTCGCCAGCGGCACCATGCGTGCCATCTGGGGGATGATCGTGATGCGTAGCATGCAGCGGACCGGTGACACGGCGCAGGGGATGGCGTGGCTCCGCCGTCTCGACGCGCAGACGCGCACCTACGCGCTCAATCCGGCGATCCTGGCGGAGAAGCTCGCACGGGGCGAAGGGACCATCACCTTGTGGGATCTTCCGGACATGCTGATCTGGCAAAGCCAGGGAATGCCGTTCGGGTACACCTTTCCCGCCAGCGGGACACCGGTGATCGACGACGCCATCGCAATCGTGAAGGGAACGAAGCACCGCCGAGCAGCCGAACGGTTCGAGGAATTTGTCGGCAGCATCGACGCGCAGATTCTCACCGCGCAGAAGAGCTGGCGTCTTCCGGCGCGCACCGATCTCCCCGCCGATCGCGTCCCGCAGTGGGTCCGCGACGTCGATCATCAGATGGTGACCGCGCCGATCGATTGGGCGATGCTCGCGGCGCACGGAGCCGACTGGATGCGATACTGGGATCACCGCGTCCGCGGGACTGGCCGTCGCGAGGAGGGGAAATGA
- a CDS encoding PIG-L family deacetylase, with protein MTRIYRHLAFAGCLIVGIAAVASPIAAQTGGAGTGGLARLAQEQKLAGSWRRVLMIGAHPDDEDTELLTILARGDGITAGYLSLTRGDGGQNLIGSELGKSLGVLRTEELVSARKIDGAQQFFTRAFDFGFSKTADETFRFWNRDSVLKDMVRIIRRFRPQVVVSVFSGTPADGHGHHQVAGILTPEAYRAAGDPARFPELVSQEHLPPWQPSKLYRDARGTSGTLTFDGGVIDPAVGLSLRQIAARSRSQHRSQNQGGLEELGPSRTGLRLVERIPSITGNDDSLFAGIPREAPPANDVHANEVQLIEKGIVVDATTDRDEVTPGEAVPVTLTVWNAGHDTARVTAALVPHDGVSIGKGDCAGSMPSVAPGALYRCTATMTVANHAAPSSPYYLEKPLAGAMFQWSGPPSLWGEPEAPPIEAAFLFHVAGSQYMTVTRELAARFRDPVLGEVRHPVIIVQPITVDLQPSQLLWPASTRQHQFQVVLQHLEQDSADAVVSLALPRGWTTAAPQHVHFTRVGERATVAFTVTTPAATPAQRYEISARVVSGHDTLDTGLERIRYPHIRDRNIVTDARSAIVVTDIAFAPVGTIGYVRGGGDLMPEAMTDAGLHVQLLTGDALERGSLAPYKVIVIGPRAYEADESLDRANPRLMRWLEAGGTLIIQYQQTPYVRGGYAPRPLNIGAPTQNRVTDETAPVHLIAPQQQVLRWPNPIGARDFDNWVQERGLDFPASWDPAWTPVLETHDAGDITREGGLLIAHVGKGIAVYTGLSFHRQLPVVVPGAWRLWANLLAVGQRPNAAAH; from the coding sequence ATGACTCGTATATATCGTCACCTGGCGTTTGCCGGGTGCCTCATTGTCGGTATCGCAGCCGTCGCTTCGCCCATTGCCGCTCAGACCGGTGGTGCCGGCACCGGCGGACTCGCCCGTCTCGCGCAGGAGCAGAAGCTCGCCGGAAGCTGGCGGCGCGTCCTGATGATTGGCGCCCATCCCGACGATGAGGACACCGAACTCCTCACCATTCTCGCGCGTGGCGATGGGATCACCGCCGGGTATCTGTCGCTCACGCGCGGAGACGGCGGTCAGAACCTGATCGGCAGCGAGCTTGGCAAGTCGCTCGGCGTGTTGCGGACGGAGGAATTGGTGTCGGCGCGGAAGATCGACGGCGCCCAGCAGTTCTTTACCCGCGCCTTCGACTTCGGCTTCTCCAAGACGGCCGACGAAACGTTCCGCTTCTGGAATCGCGACTCGGTCCTCAAGGACATGGTGCGCATCATCCGGCGCTTCCGTCCGCAGGTGGTGGTGTCCGTGTTCTCCGGCACGCCGGCCGATGGGCACGGTCATCACCAGGTCGCGGGAATTCTTACCCCCGAGGCATACCGTGCCGCCGGCGACCCGGCACGATTCCCCGAGCTGGTCTCGCAGGAGCATCTCCCTCCGTGGCAGCCGTCGAAGCTCTATCGCGATGCGCGAGGGACGAGCGGCACGTTGACCTTCGACGGCGGCGTGATCGACCCCGCGGTCGGCTTGTCGCTGCGCCAGATCGCCGCACGAAGCCGGTCCCAGCACCGGTCCCAGAATCAGGGCGGTCTCGAAGAGCTCGGCCCTTCGCGGACCGGCCTGCGGCTGGTTGAGCGGATCCCGTCGATCACCGGCAATGACGATTCACTCTTCGCGGGGATCCCGCGCGAAGCACCGCCGGCAAACGACGTGCACGCCAACGAAGTGCAGTTGATCGAGAAGGGGATCGTCGTCGATGCCACGACCGACCGCGACGAGGTGACGCCTGGTGAAGCGGTCCCCGTGACACTGACCGTATGGAATGCCGGCCACGATACCGCTCGAGTGACCGCGGCGCTCGTTCCGCACGACGGCGTGAGCATTGGGAAAGGCGATTGTGCCGGCTCGATGCCGTCGGTTGCACCGGGGGCGCTCTATCGATGCACGGCAACGATGACGGTCGCGAATCACGCCGCGCCTTCGTCGCCGTACTATCTGGAGAAGCCGCTGGCGGGAGCGATGTTCCAGTGGAGCGGTCCGCCGTCGCTCTGGGGTGAACCCGAGGCGCCACCGATCGAAGCGGCGTTCCTCTTTCACGTGGCCGGCAGTCAGTACATGACCGTCACTCGCGAACTTGCCGCGCGATTCCGCGATCCGGTCCTCGGCGAAGTGCGCCATCCGGTGATAATCGTCCAGCCGATCACCGTCGATCTCCAGCCGTCGCAACTCCTCTGGCCGGCGAGCACGCGCCAGCACCAGTTCCAGGTGGTGCTGCAGCATCTCGAACAGGACTCGGCCGACGCCGTCGTCTCGCTGGCGTTGCCGCGCGGCTGGACCACCGCCGCGCCGCAGCACGTCCACTTCACCCGCGTCGGCGAACGCGCCACGGTGGCGTTCACCGTGACCACGCCGGCTGCGACGCCGGCGCAGCGATACGAGATCTCCGCGCGCGTCGTCAGCGGCCACGACACCCTCGACACCGGGCTCGAGCGAATCCGCTATCCGCACATCCGCGACCGGAACATCGTCACCGATGCGAGGTCCGCGATCGTCGTCACCGACATTGCCTTCGCGCCGGTCGGGACGATCGGATACGTGCGCGGCGGCGGCGACCTGATGCCCGAGGCGATGACCGACGCCGGGCTCCACGTCCAACTGCTCACCGGCGATGCGCTTGAACGTGGATCGCTCGCGCCATACAAGGTGATCGTGATCGGACCGCGCGCGTACGAGGCCGACGAGTCGCTCGATCGCGCCAATCCGCGCCTGATGCGCTGGCTCGAGGCCGGCGGGACGCTGATCATCCAGTACCAGCAGACGCCGTACGTTCGCGGCGGATATGCGCCGCGCCCGCTCAACATCGGCGCGCCGACGCAGAACCGCGTGACCGACGAAACCGCACCGGTGCATCTCATCGCTCCGCAACAGCAGGTGCTCCGTTGGCCCAATCCGATCGGCGCGCGCGACTTCGACAACTGGGTGCAGGAACGCGGCCTCGATTTCCCCGCGAGCTGGGATCCGGCGTGGACACCTGTTCTCGAAACGCACGACGCCGGCGACATCACGCGCGAAGGTGGGCTGCTGATTGCGCACGTCGGGAAGGGCATCGCGGTGTACACCGGTTTGTCGTTCCACCGGCAGCTCCCCGTCGTGGTTCCCGGTGCGTGGCGCCTCTGGGCGAACCTTCTTGCGGTGGGCCAGCGGCCAAACGCTGCCGCGCACTAG
- a CDS encoding DUF971 domain-containing protein, with protein sequence MRHQDKQVPRAIRRRPDAIEIDWGEGAEPQILGLRSLRLACPCAACVDEMSGRRILDPSSVPGDVHAEALELVGAYGLRIRWSDGHGTGIYTFDFLREHRG encoded by the coding sequence ATGCGCCACCAAGATAAACAGGTCCCGCGGGCGATTCGCCGACGGCCCGACGCGATCGAAATCGACTGGGGAGAGGGCGCCGAGCCGCAGATTCTTGGCCTCCGATCGCTGCGGTTGGCCTGCCCCTGCGCCGCATGCGTGGATGAGATGTCGGGGCGCCGGATCCTCGATCCGTCCAGCGTTCCCGGGGATGTTCACGCCGAGGCGCTGGAACTCGTCGGCGCCTATGGTCTCCGAATTCGCTGGAGCGATGGTCACGGAACCGGGATCTACACGTTCGACTTCCTCCGGGAGCACCGGGGATAA
- the acnA gene encoding aconitate hydratase AcnA, which produces MPMPETATTIASGNRTLTIHSLPALQQAGLTRLDQLPFSIRVLLENALRHRGHGFVTDEHVRALASWTPAKAGTAEIPFLPARVVLQDFTGVPCVVDLAAMRDAMAAMGGDPERINPVVPCDLVIDHSVQVDHYGTAEAFKLNVALEFDRNAERYQLLKFAQRAFKNFRVVPPGTGIVHQVNLEYLSPCVQVREQYGAVTAYPDTLVGTDSHTTMINGLGVLGWGVGGIEAEAVMLGQPYFMLLPEVVGMKLTGALPAGCTATDLVLTVTQQLRKHGVVDKFVEFFGPGLHQLPIADRATIANMAPEYGATCGFFPVDAQTLRYLEQTGREPAQVALVEEYCRAQQLFHTPEAADPQFNAMLELDLSTVVPSVAGPKRPQDRVPLDGLHRNFDENLPALMQPTVPAARRKQAEVALSRWNGEGGAPPTGHPGAPDHYPVELEGAVHQVHDGSVVIAAITSCTNTSNPSVMVGAGLLARKAAARGLKARPWVKTSMAPGSRVVTDYLKRAKLDGDLDALGFQTVGYGCTTCIGNSGPLADPIATVIDEHSLVTASVLSGNRNFEARIHPQVRANYLMSPMLVVAYALLGRVDADLNRDPLGTDRDGKEVFLRDVWPTPKEIAETMSACLGPDLFQKQYGAVFDGDEEWRGLNVPGGSRFAWDPKSTYIRNPPFFANLPKNPQPLTDISDARVLALLGDSVTTDHISPAGAIPKSGPAARYLREHGVEQPDWNTFGSRRGNHEVMMRGTFGNVRIKNRLVPDKEGNWTIHFPSGEVMSIYDAAMKYIDSGTPLVLLVGKEYGTGSSRDWAAKGTTLLGVKAVIAESYERIHRSNLVGMGILPLGFEEGKNAASLGLTGKEVFSISGIAAAKPGGTVTVTATDPDTKKTTTFKALVRLNSPVEVEYLQHGGILQRVLRMFAKG; this is translated from the coding sequence ATGCCGATGCCCGAAACCGCGACCACCATTGCCTCCGGCAATCGCACCCTCACGATCCATTCACTTCCCGCGCTGCAACAGGCCGGACTGACGCGCCTCGACCAATTGCCGTTCTCGATCCGCGTCCTGCTGGAGAATGCGCTGCGGCACCGCGGGCACGGCTTCGTCACCGACGAGCATGTGCGCGCCCTCGCGTCGTGGACCCCGGCAAAGGCGGGGACGGCAGAGATTCCGTTCCTTCCCGCGCGCGTGGTGCTGCAGGATTTCACCGGCGTTCCGTGCGTCGTCGATCTTGCGGCGATGCGCGACGCGATGGCCGCGATGGGAGGTGATCCGGAGCGGATCAATCCAGTCGTCCCGTGCGACCTGGTGATCGATCACTCGGTGCAGGTCGACCACTACGGCACCGCCGAAGCGTTCAAGCTGAATGTCGCGCTCGAGTTCGATCGCAATGCGGAGCGGTACCAACTGCTGAAGTTCGCCCAGCGCGCCTTCAAGAACTTCAGGGTCGTGCCCCCGGGCACCGGGATCGTGCATCAGGTCAACCTGGAATATCTCTCGCCCTGCGTGCAGGTCCGCGAACAATACGGCGCGGTGACTGCCTATCCCGACACACTGGTCGGTACCGACTCGCACACCACGATGATCAACGGCCTCGGCGTCCTCGGCTGGGGTGTGGGCGGCATCGAGGCGGAAGCGGTCATGCTCGGCCAGCCGTACTTCATGCTCCTCCCCGAAGTGGTGGGGATGAAGCTGACCGGCGCGCTCCCCGCCGGCTGCACGGCCACCGACCTGGTCCTCACGGTCACGCAGCAGCTGCGCAAGCACGGCGTCGTCGACAAGTTCGTCGAATTTTTCGGACCGGGGCTTCATCAACTGCCGATCGCCGATCGCGCGACGATCGCCAACATGGCGCCGGAGTACGGTGCCACCTGCGGCTTCTTTCCGGTCGATGCCCAGACGTTGCGCTACCTCGAGCAGACCGGACGCGAGCCGGCGCAGGTCGCGCTGGTCGAAGAGTATTGCCGCGCCCAGCAGCTCTTCCACACGCCGGAAGCTGCCGATCCGCAATTCAATGCGATGCTCGAACTCGACCTCTCCACCGTCGTGCCGAGCGTGGCCGGTCCCAAGCGTCCGCAGGATCGGGTGCCGCTCGACGGACTGCACCGGAATTTCGACGAGAACCTCCCCGCGCTGATGCAGCCGACCGTTCCCGCGGCACGGCGGAAGCAGGCGGAGGTCGCGCTCTCGCGCTGGAACGGCGAAGGGGGCGCACCGCCGACCGGACATCCCGGGGCACCGGATCACTATCCGGTCGAACTCGAAGGAGCGGTCCACCAGGTCCACGACGGTTCGGTGGTGATCGCCGCGATCACGTCATGCACCAATACGTCGAACCCGTCGGTGATGGTCGGCGCAGGACTGCTGGCGCGGAAGGCGGCGGCCCGCGGGCTCAAGGCGCGGCCGTGGGTGAAGACATCGATGGCACCGGGGTCGCGCGTCGTTACCGACTATCTCAAGCGCGCCAAGCTCGACGGTGATCTCGACGCACTCGGATTCCAGACGGTGGGATACGGCTGCACCACCTGCATCGGCAACAGCGGCCCGCTCGCTGATCCGATCGCCACGGTGATCGACGAGCATTCGCTGGTGACGGCGTCGGTCCTCTCCGGCAATCGCAACTTCGAGGCGCGGATCCACCCGCAAGTGCGCGCCAACTATCTGATGTCGCCGATGCTCGTGGTCGCGTACGCGCTCCTCGGCCGCGTCGACGCCGATCTCAATCGGGATCCGCTCGGCACCGACCGTGATGGCAAGGAAGTCTTCCTCCGCGACGTGTGGCCAACGCCGAAGGAGATCGCCGAGACGATGAGCGCCTGCCTCGGGCCCGATCTCTTCCAGAAGCAGTACGGCGCGGTCTTTGATGGCGACGAAGAGTGGCGCGGGCTCAATGTTCCGGGCGGATCACGGTTCGCGTGGGATCCGAAGAGCACCTATATCCGGAATCCGCCGTTCTTCGCAAACCTGCCGAAGAACCCACAGCCGCTGACCGACATCAGCGACGCCCGCGTCCTCGCGCTGCTCGGTGACTCGGTGACGACCGATCATATCTCGCCGGCCGGTGCGATCCCCAAGAGCGGCCCTGCGGCGCGATACCTGCGCGAGCATGGCGTCGAACAGCCCGACTGGAACACGTTCGGATCGCGGCGCGGCAATCATGAAGTGATGATGCGCGGGACCTTCGGGAACGTCCGCATCAAGAACCGTCTCGTTCCGGACAAGGAGGGGAACTGGACGATTCACTTCCCGTCCGGCGAGGTGATGAGCATCTATGACGCGGCGATGAAGTACATCGACAGCGGAACGCCGCTGGTCCTTCTCGTCGGCAAGGAATACGGCACCGGATCGTCGCGCGACTGGGCGGCGAAGGGGACGACGCTGCTCGGTGTGAAGGCGGTAATCGCGGAGAGCTACGAGCGGATTCACCGGTCGAACCTGGTTGGCATGGGGATCCTGCCGCTCGGCTTCGAAGAAGGAAAGAACGCCGCGAGCCTCGGGCTTACGGGGAAGGAAGTCTTCTCGATCAGCGGGATCGCCGCAGCGAAGCCGGGTGGGACGGTCACGGTCACGGCGACCGACCCCGACACGAAGAAGACGACGACGTTCAAGGCGCTGGTGCGGCTCAACTCTCCCGTGGAAGTCGAATACCTCCAGCACGGGGGAATCCTGCAGCGCGTGCTGCGGATGTTCGCGAAGGGCTGA
- a CDS encoding SRPBCC domain-containing protein, which translates to MADQPPKQFVFYIAATPEKVWEGFVSSESNRILFMGADLETDLTPGGPMNWVGSGKDGQRVAFVHGKVLEVDRPKRLRYTFAVGPSEKYSRVTVDLVAESEATQVTLTHDQWAEDDTTYGATADGWPRILSRLKTLIETGKTFKPH; encoded by the coding sequence ATGGCCGACCAGCCGCCGAAGCAGTTCGTCTTCTACATCGCCGCAACACCGGAGAAGGTGTGGGAGGGATTCGTCTCATCCGAGTCGAATCGAATCCTCTTCATGGGGGCCGACCTCGAGACCGATCTCACGCCCGGCGGCCCGATGAACTGGGTCGGCAGCGGCAAGGACGGCCAGCGCGTCGCGTTTGTTCACGGGAAGGTGCTCGAAGTGGACCGGCCGAAGCGACTCCGGTACACCTTTGCAGTGGGACCGTCGGAGAAGTATTCCCGCGTGACGGTCGACCTCGTGGCCGAGAGCGAGGCGACGCAGGTCACGTTGACACACGACCAGTGGGCGGAGGACGACACCACCTACGGGGCGACCGCAGACGGGTGGCCGCGGATCCTGTCGCGGCTCAAGACGCTGATCGAGACCGGAAAGACGTTCAAGCCGCACTGA